The genomic stretch CGAGAACGACGTCAACCTCGTCGCCCTCGCCGAGCACCGCTACGGCGCCGCCGTCGGCGTCGACGACTTCGTGGTCCTCTGGGCAGGTGTCGGCCAGGGCCTGGGCGTCATGCTGGGCGGTCGCCTGCATCGCGGCAGCACCGGAGGCGCGGGCGAGATCGGCTGGTTGCCCGTGCCCGGCGAGCCGCTGCCCAGCGACGTCACCCAGCCGCAGTCGGGCTCCTACCAGCGGCTGGTGGGTCAGGCCGCGCTGGACGGGCTCGCCACGGGGCACGGCATGAGCGCGCGGCCGAGCGCCGACCTGGTCCGCGCCGCCGTCGCCGACGGCCGCTCCGGCTTCCTCGACGCCGTGGCGGACCGGCTGGCCGTTGGCGTCGCCGCCGTCACCGTCGTGCTGGACCCGGGGCTCATCGTGCTCGCCGGCGACGTGGGCCGGGCCGGGGGTCCTGAGCTGGCGGCCAGGGTCGAGGAGGCGGTGGCGAAGGTCTGCCCCACGCGGCCCAGCGTGGTCACCACGGGAGTCACCGGGAACCCCGTGCTGCGCGGCGCCCTGGTCGCGGCGTTGGAGCAGGCCCGGGAGCAGGTTTTCTCCGACACTGTGTGAGAATTTCTGCCCATGTGGCATCCCGCAGACGGCATCGTCCTGATCTCCGACCCGCGTGTGACCGCAATCCCCGTCCATGACAACGGGGAGCCGCTGGTGGAGGTGCGGGGAAGGTTGCGACTCGACGATCGAATGGCCGACGAGGACGGCGCGTACGGCCGCCTGCGCGCCGGTCTGCTCGAACGGCTGGAACGGGCGGAGGAGGAGCTGCCCGCCGGGTTCCACCTCCTGATCGTCGAGGGCCACCGGTCGATCGCGAACCAGCGCCGGACCTTCGACGACTACCGTGCCGAGCTCGCCCAGCGCTTCCCCAGCATGACGCCCGGCGAGCTGGACGCCGCCGCCAGCCGGTACGTCTCACCGGTCGAGGTCGCTCCGCACACCGCGGGGGCCGCCGTGGACCTCACGCTCTGCGACGCCGACGGCATCGAGTACGACATGGGCACGGCGATCAACGACACTCCCGAGCAGAGCGCCGGCGCGTGTTACACCGCCGCCGCGGGGATCTCGGGGGACGCGCGCAGGCACCGCAAGATCCTCGCCTCGGTCCTGGAACCGGCGGGCCTGGTCAACTACCCCACGGAGTGGTGGCACTGGTCCTACGGCGACCGCTACTGGGCCCTGATGACGGGCTCGCGGCACGCCCTCTACGGCCCGGCCTGAGCGCTCCACTCAGTAGCGAGCCGGCCTCGGCCGCCCGCTTCCCCACGGACGCCACCGCAGGGGCAGGTCAGGACCGCCCGTGATCAGCAGCCCCCCGTGGGCCGTCAGCGTGCTGCCGGGGACGTCCACACCGCACTGCTCCCAGCCCCCGCCGGGCAGCATGGTCAGCAGGCGGCGGGCCGGGTCCAGCGCGAAGAGGCGGCCGTTCATCCCGGCCAGGCACGTGGCGCCGGCCGAGTCACCCACGGGCTCCCAGCGGGGCGAGCCGAACGGCTGCCGCCACAACTCCCCTGACGTCGTGGCGGCGTAGAAGGCGTTGTCGGCCACGGCCAGCGCGACCGCCTGGGCAGGCGCGGGGCCGAGGTCCTCCCATGCGGCTCCGGCGAGCCTGAGCAGCCGCCCGGTCGTGGACAGGCCGTACAGGTCGGCGGCGCGCCCGCCGGCGGCCTCCCGGGGCATGGTCAGCGCGCACACCGGCCCGGTGACATCGGCCGGCTGCCAGGGAAGGTTCTGGCCGCACAACTCCCGCCGCAGCAGCGTGCCGTCCGCGCCGGCCGCGTACAGGGTCCGCCCCGCCACGGCCAGTGCGCGCACGTCCGCGAGCGGGCCGATGACCTCCCACTCCTGGACGGGCTCGGCGGACAACCGGTCGATCACGTTGCGGGTGATGCGCTCGACCGCGGGGTCGTGCAGGGTGTTGCCCCAGTTGACGGTGGCCGCGGTGAAGACCCTGCCGAGGCCGCTGGAGAAGATCCCCATGGTCGCCGTCCCGCCCTGGCCGTACGCGCTCCAGTGCCGCAGGTCGGCCGTCGCCAGCACGACGAACGACGACGGCGTGCCGTCCCGGCACGTGACCCGTGGCACCCCGGCCACCTCCTCGACCTCGGCCGCGTCCGTCTCATAACCCAGACACCCCTGGCCGAACTTGTCCCCATCGGTCAGCCCCGTGCCATCGAACACCCAGTGGCCCGCGAACCGCGCGGTGTAGGACTCCTCCAGCATGCGCCGCATGTCAGGCCCCCACGCGCCCGCGCCGGCGCGGAAGCTCACGCCGGTGAGCGTGTTCTCCGGCCGCCCTGTCGCCGACCATTCCACGGTGGCCAGCGGCGGGTCCTCGACGGGGTCGGCGGCCGCGTCCCGGTGGCAGACCATGGTCCGGCCCCCGTCTTCGAGCCGGATCTGCCACCAGCACGTGTTGCCGGAGAAGAAGGCCACGTTGCCGCCCCGGCGCACGAACTCCTCGACCGCGTCACGCATCCCGGCCGACCAGTATTCGTCGTGGCCGTTCACGATCAACATCCGGTGCCGTGACAGCAGGCCGAGGCCGTCGTCGAGGTCGAGGTTGGAGCAGTAGGCCACGTCGTAGCCGGCCGGCCGCAACCAGCGGAGCAGGCCGTGCTCCCAGCGCTCCGGGGGCGGGCCGCCACCCGGCCGGTCGAAGGTGACGCGGGCGGCCCGGCTCGGCGACTCCGTCCAGTAGAGGCCCTGGCCGGGTTCGCCTGCCCTGTTGTACGCCTGCCACGTCGTGAACGGCACGCTCACCAGGATCGGCGCGGACGGCACGGCCTCCCGTACCACGAAATAGACCTCGTTGTCGGGACAGGGCCGCTCCCCTGGGAGCCCGGGAGGCCAGGGCAGCTCGGGGCCGAAGCGGGCGCGGTAGAGGGAGCTCGGCCAGCCGGGGTCGATCGGCAACCACCAGTCGCGCGTGGCCGTGCCGGTGAAGACCACGCGCTCGTCCGTCACGTCGGCCACCTCCACGGGCGACGGCTCGGAGACGACGAAGCCTAGCGACGATCCCGGCACGCAGGACGTGGCTCTCGCGTAGGCGCGTACCGTCATCGGCAGGCCGTCTCGACGAGCAGGGCCTCGAGCTCGTACAAGTAGCGCTCCATGCGCGCGCGGGACAGGTGGCGGGTGTCGGCGGTCAGGGAGACGCCGTCGCCTGTGACGTGCACGCAGAACCTGCAGTTGAGCTTGTCCTGGCTCAGCTGCCACTCCAGCGACGTCTCCGGCAGCGCCTTCTCGATGTCGGCGGGCGCGCAGACCGCCGGTCCTGGATCGGCCAGGCGCAGATCGTTGAAACAGCAGTTCGGGTGGACGGGCTCGCCCCTGCGCCGGCTCTCCTCGGCGACGATGCGGGCGCGGTCGGCGGGGTCGTGGTAGGCGCTGCGGTAGGCCCGCATCGCGGCCGGCGCCGCGGCCGGCAGCAGGTCGGCGAGCGAGCCGCCCACGTCCAGTGCGAAGAGGCCCTCCTGCGACAGGGTGCTGACAATGCCGAGTGTGTCGCGTCTGAACCGGTTCGCCACGATCGGCAAGATCGTGCACTGCTCCTCGCCGGAGAAGCGCCCGGCGAGCTTGGCCGTGGCGGTGAGCAGGACGGTCGAAGTCGACGTGCGTGCGGCCAGCGCGATCGCGCCGACGGCCAGCCGCAGGGCGGGGGAGCGGAGCAGTGCACGACGGATCGGCGGCGTGTCGGGGGCGTCACCGGCCGTCGCGAACATGGTCGCCGGTGTCCGGCGGTGGACAGTTTCCCAGTGGGCCGCGGCGGCCTCCGCCACCCGGCGGCCCTCAGGGCCGGCCTGCCAGCGGGCCAGGTCGAGCGGCCGTGGCGGGGGAGGTCCGGCCACGCCGCCCTTGAGCAGCAGCGCACGCAGGTCGCGCAGCGCCACCTCGGCGCCGTGACCGTCGGCCGCGAGATGGCAGAAGACCAGGACCGCATACGTGGCGACCGAACCGTCCACCACGATCGCCGCCCGCAGCGGCCACTCGGCGGCGTAGTCGAACCTGGTGGCGGCCAGCTCGGCCAGCACCTCATCGGGGTCGCCGGCCACCACCTGGACCGGCAGCCGCCCCTTGGCCTCCAGCCGCTGGCACACCTGGTCGCCGGTACGCGTGCGCAGCGAGCCGTGCCGTTCCACCAGCGCGCCAAGCGCCGCCGCGACGTCATGCGGGGAGCGCCGGCCCGGCACCTTCAGCACCCGGCCGAAGTTGAAGTAGTGGTCGTCCGGCGCCGTGCGTTCGATCGTCTCCCAGATCGCCCGCTGGCCCCACGTCAGCGGCGCCATGCCGGAGTCGCCCCCGGCGAAGTCGATCATCATCGGGCGGCCAGATGCCTGCTCATCACGTCGAGGTCGTCGAGCAGCGCCAGGCCCTCCTCGGTGAGGTCCACCGCCACGCCGAACTCGGCCTCGATGGCGTCGACCAGTCGCAGCTGCGCGATCGAGGTCAGGCCGAGCGCCGTCAGGGGCACGGTCGCCGCCATGGCCTCCTCGGCCGTGATCGCGCCGTCGGACGACTCGGCCACGAGCGCTGCGAGCCTCTCCTTGATCACCGCAGCCTCCGTCCATTACTGGAAAGAATCCTAACTATTGAATCCTTCCATGGATCTTCATCGTCCCGCAAGGCCGATGGAGACAGGGATTTCGGGGTTGTCTACTGCGCGGGAGCGTGCGAAACTGAACGCCCGCCCACTAACAGTAAAGTTTCCTATTAATAGGCTGGGGGCCGATCGTGCGCGTGACCCTGCCCAGCCTGCTGCGACAGCGGGCCGCCACGGATCCCGACCGGGTGGCGATGACCGTCCACGGGTCCGGGTCGTTGACGTTCGGCGAATGGGAGGCCAGGTCGGACGGCGTGGCCGCCGCGCTCGCCGGGAGAGGGGTCGCCGCGGGCGACCGGGTTGGGCTGGTGTTCGGCAACGCCGACTGGCTGGAGTACGCCGTCGCCTTCTTCGGCGTCATCAAGGCGGGTGCGGTGGCCGTGCCTCTGTCGGATCGTCTGGCCACCGCCGACGCCGACGCCATGCTCGCGCACTGCGGGGCGGCGACGGTGCTGCGCCCCGGTGAGCTCACGTACGCGACCGGGGAGGTGGAGCTTCCCGCGCCCGGAGCCCTGGCTCAGATCCTCTACACCTCCGGCACCACCGGCAGGCCCAAGGGCGTCAGCGCCACCCACGCCAACCTGGCACACGGCTGCGGGGGCAAACGGCGGCCGTTCGCCCACAGCGACCACCTCGCGCACGCCTTCCCCATCGGCACGAACGCCGGCCAGTGGATGCTCGTCAACGCGGCGGACGCGCATCCCGCCGTGGTGACGCTGCCGCGGTTCACGCCCAGCAGGTTCGCCGCCCTCATCGAGCACTACCGCGCGGGAACGGTCTTCCTGGTGCCCGCGATGGCCATCGAGATGCTCGGCTCCCGCGTCCACGACCGGCATGACCTGTCGAGCGTGCAGCTGCTCGGCTCTGCCGCCGCGCCGCTGCCCGCCAGGGTCGCCGCCGAGCTCGGCGGCGCCTTCCCGAACGCGACGATCGTCAACTACTACACCTCCACCGAAGCCGCCCCCGCCCAGACGGTGATGATCGTCGATCCCGACCGGCCGTCGAGCGTCGGGCGGCCGGCCTCGGGCGGCGCCGTACGCGTCGCGACCGCCGAGGGCGAGCCGCTGCCCTCCGGGGTCACCGGTGAGGTGTGGATGCGTTCCCCGGCCGGGGCCCGCGCCTACTACGGCGACGCCGCGGCCACCGCCGAGGTGTTCCGCGGCGGCTGGGTACGCATGGGCGACCTGGGCTATCTCGACGACGACGGCTACCTCTACCTGGTGGACAGGGACAGCGACGTGATCAAGTCGGGCGCGTACAAGGTGTCCACGATCCACGTCGAGGACGCCGTCTACCAGCATCCCGAGGTGCGGGAGGCGGCGGCGTTCGGCGTGCCGCACGCGACGCTCGGCAAGGCGGTCGCCGTCGCGGTCGTCGGGTCCGTCGCCCACGAGGAGCTGCGGATGTTCCTGAAGGGCCGGCTGGCACCGTACGAGCTGCCTGTCCGGGTCGTCACCCTCGATGCCTTGCCGCGTAACCACGGCGGCAAGGTGGACAAGCGTGCTCTCCGAGAGGTGGTTCGATGACCGAAGTGTCGTTCGCCCAGCACGGAATGTGGATCACGGAGAGGATGGGCGCGGCGTCGGCGTACCACATGCCGATCGTGATCCGCTTACCCGGCCCGCCCGACCGAGGGGTGCTGGCCAAGGCCGTGGCCGCCGTGGTCGAGCGGCACCCGCTGCTGGGCACCGCCGTCGAGGAGCGTGACGGCGTGCTGCATCTGGTGCCCGCGCGGACGCCGCCCGCGCTCGCGGACGCGCCCGTGGAGGGGCCGTTCGACCTGGAGCGGGGGCCGCTCGTCCGGTTCGCGCTGGACGGCCGGACGTTGCTGGTCGAGGCGCACCACCTGGTCTTCGACGGCCAGTCCAAGGACATCCTCGTGGCCGACCTCGCCGCGTTCTGCGAGGGTGCGGTGCCGCCGCCGCTGGAGACCATCGACCACGCCGCGCTCCAGCGCGAGCGGGTCGCCGCGCGGCTCGGCCATGCCAAGGAGTTCTGGGCCGAGCGCTGGCGCGAGCCGGGGCACCTGGCCGTGCCCGGCGGCGTGCTGCGCTCGCGCAAGGCGGGTCCGGGGAAGGTCAGCGAGTTCCGGCTGGAGGTGCCGGAGGTGACCGGGCTCACCAGGTTCGAGGTGATCCTGGCCGCGCTGCACACGTT from Nonomuraea polychroma encodes the following:
- a CDS encoding ROK family transcriptional regulator, producing the protein MTRNPGVPRLLRRLNDRSALELLLSEGPLTRAELGERTGLSKVTAGQLLARLEERGLVEVAGERAGGRGPNAALYGVVPSSAHVAGLEVLPDAITVGVADITGRTVVEVVVNPTDGDPVATVHEAVRRACEAARITLPQLRAFVIGTRGVVDPDTGDVRFSYDLPAWHTGVLDSLRTTLGASVTIENDVNLVALAEHRYGAAVGVDDFVVLWAGVGQGLGVMLGGRLHRGSTGGAGEIGWLPVPGEPLPSDVTQPQSGSYQRLVGQAALDGLATGHGMSARPSADLVRAAVADGRSGFLDAVADRLAVGVAAVTVVLDPGLIVLAGDVGRAGGPELAARVEEAVAKVCPTRPSVVTTGVTGNPVLRGALVAALEQAREQVFSDTV
- a CDS encoding M15 family metallopeptidase, with amino-acid sequence MWHPADGIVLISDPRVTAIPVHDNGEPLVEVRGRLRLDDRMADEDGAYGRLRAGLLERLERAEEELPAGFHLLIVEGHRSIANQRRTFDDYRAELAQRFPSMTPGELDAAASRYVSPVEVAPHTAGAAVDLTLCDADGIEYDMGTAINDTPEQSAGACYTAAAGISGDARRHRKILASVLEPAGLVNYPTEWWHWSYGDRYWALMTGSRHALYGPA
- a CDS encoding N,N-dimethylformamidase beta subunit family domain-containing protein gives rise to the protein MTVRAYARATSCVPGSSLGFVVSEPSPVEVADVTDERVVFTGTATRDWWLPIDPGWPSSLYRARFGPELPWPPGLPGERPCPDNEVYFVVREAVPSAPILVSVPFTTWQAYNRAGEPGQGLYWTESPSRAARVTFDRPGGGPPPERWEHGLLRWLRPAGYDVAYCSNLDLDDGLGLLSRHRMLIVNGHDEYWSAGMRDAVEEFVRRGGNVAFFSGNTCWWQIRLEDGGRTMVCHRDAAADPVEDPPLATVEWSATGRPENTLTGVSFRAGAGAWGPDMRRMLEESYTARFAGHWVFDGTGLTDGDKFGQGCLGYETDAAEVEEVAGVPRVTCRDGTPSSFVVLATADLRHWSAYGQGGTATMGIFSSGLGRVFTAATVNWGNTLHDPAVERITRNVIDRLSAEPVQEWEVIGPLADVRALAVAGRTLYAAGADGTLLRRELCGQNLPWQPADVTGPVCALTMPREAAGGRAADLYGLSTTGRLLRLAGAAWEDLGPAPAQAVALAVADNAFYAATTSGELWRQPFGSPRWEPVGDSAGATCLAGMNGRLFALDPARRLLTMLPGGGWEQCGVDVPGSTLTAHGGLLITGGPDLPLRWRPWGSGRPRPARY
- a CDS encoding condensation domain-containing protein; translated protein: MMIDFAGGDSGMAPLTWGQRAIWETIERTAPDDHYFNFGRVLKVPGRRSPHDVAAALGALVERHGSLRTRTGDQVCQRLEAKGRLPVQVVAGDPDEVLAELAATRFDYAAEWPLRAAIVVDGSVATYAVLVFCHLAADGHGAEVALRDLRALLLKGGVAGPPPPRPLDLARWQAGPEGRRVAEAAAAHWETVHRRTPATMFATAGDAPDTPPIRRALLRSPALRLAVGAIALAARTSTSTVLLTATAKLAGRFSGEEQCTILPIVANRFRRDTLGIVSTLSQEGLFALDVGGSLADLLPAAAPAAMRAYRSAYHDPADRARIVAEESRRRGEPVHPNCCFNDLRLADPGPAVCAPADIEKALPETSLEWQLSQDKLNCRFCVHVTGDGVSLTADTRHLSRARMERYLYELEALLVETACR
- a CDS encoding acyl carrier protein → MIKERLAALVAESSDGAITAEEAMAATVPLTALGLTSIAQLRLVDAIEAEFGVAVDLTEEGLALLDDLDVMSRHLAAR
- a CDS encoding class I adenylate-forming enzyme family protein, which translates into the protein MRVTLPSLLRQRAATDPDRVAMTVHGSGSLTFGEWEARSDGVAAALAGRGVAAGDRVGLVFGNADWLEYAVAFFGVIKAGAVAVPLSDRLATADADAMLAHCGAATVLRPGELTYATGEVELPAPGALAQILYTSGTTGRPKGVSATHANLAHGCGGKRRPFAHSDHLAHAFPIGTNAGQWMLVNAADAHPAVVTLPRFTPSRFAALIEHYRAGTVFLVPAMAIEMLGSRVHDRHDLSSVQLLGSAAAPLPARVAAELGGAFPNATIVNYYTSTEAAPAQTVMIVDPDRPSSVGRPASGGAVRVATAEGEPLPSGVTGEVWMRSPAGARAYYGDAAATAEVFRGGWVRMGDLGYLDDDGYLYLVDRDSDVIKSGAYKVSTIHVEDAVYQHPEVREAAAFGVPHATLGKAVAVAVVGSVAHEELRMFLKGRLAPYELPVRVVTLDALPRNHGGKVDKRALREVVR